In a genomic window of Erigeron canadensis isolate Cc75 chromosome 5, C_canadensis_v1, whole genome shotgun sequence:
- the LOC122601249 gene encoding cell wall protein DAN4-like: MTRVDFAGLIFIDLVGRVTNKTHTIPYGRINALIIEVILGGDFSLATGQTVECKAINSNIFNNPKVTAQGLTPAMQIYLDFCRTRDREQQALLESASPSTRSESNTQSANHERQGTQSPKSLNSSPKSTSSSSKEGEELVTSLATLATPSSTISKSNSKRHIVEDLVPRNVYKKKCTKKSGSASGVDNATIIRLKVPQGVLEAEQHSEADPITQADQPKSPHPSVLSQKSVDKTKGTTAPTQPSQKGEGIETKTSSQGHTVSPPISPSSTSQKVGDIIKGTTEDPAQIQLESESMHILSEDVQPKSGSIECQGDTAAISQAGRTLLFLHSKSAQAANVTSKSQDEIQASFTLPKDTLVKQHTLVEGQSDSPLNISLARSESTPVSGQVGPVSYMDIFRDTMLAPCVAKELTTCPHDSGEKIVTSVDSDSSFDDELAHPSSRDVLMEETSEGVDQNKDQLIPTSLQSELKAKYTQTTQLIIPSAKSAHETHSHEKMSLKFLYLHPSKMSLKFLYPKVD; this comes from the coding sequence ATGACCAGAGTAGATTTTGCAGGATTAATTTTTATTGACTTAGTTGGTCGAGTCACCAATAAGACTCATACCATACCTTATGGTAGAATCAATGCTCTCATCATCGAGGTTATTCTTGGTGGAGACTTCAGTTTGGCAACTGGTCAGACTGTGGAATGCAAGGCCATAAATTCTAACATTTTCAATAATCCCAAGGTAACTGCGCAGGGTTTGACCCCAGCAATGCAGATTTATCTTGATTTTTGCAGGACAAGAGATAGGGAACAACAAGCATTGTTGGAATCTGCCTCTCCTTCGACGCGATCTGAGTCCAACACTCAATCTGCCAATCATGAGAGACAAGGTACACAATCTCCTAAATCCCTTAACTCTTCTCCAAAATCTACTTCTTCGTCTTCAAAAGAGGGTGAAGAGTTGGTCACATCATTAGCCACTCTAGCCACACCCTCATCCACCATTTCAAAATCCAACTCTAAAAGACACATTGTTGAGGACTTAGTACCTCGCAATGTGTACAAAAAGAAATGCACAAAGAAATCTGGATCAGCTTCAGGGGTTGACAATGCAACAATCATCAGACTCAAGGTCCCCCAAGGTGTTTTGGAAGCTGAGCAACATTCCGAAGCTGACCCAATCACCCAAGCTGATCAGCCAAAATCACCACACCCATCTGTACTCTCCCAAAAGAGTGTAGACAAGACAAAGGGAACAACTGCTCCTACCCAACCCTCCCAAAAGGGTGAAGGTATTGAAACAAAGAcctcctcccaaggtcatactGTGAGTCCACCCATTTCACCATCATCAACCTCCCAAAAGGTTGGTGATATCATAAAAGGGACAACAGAGGATCCAGCCCAGATCCAACTAGAGTCAGAGTCTATGCACATTTTATCTGAGGATGTCCAGCCAAAGAGTGGTAGTATCGAATGCCAAGGTGACACTGCTGCCATTTCCCAAGCTGGTCGGACTCTTCTCTTCTTACACTCTAAGTCTGCACAGGCTGCCAATGTCACATCTAAATCACAAGATGAGATACAAGCCTCATTTACTCTCCCCAAGGATACCCTGGTGAAACAACACACCTTGGTTGAGGGGCAATCTGATTCACCCTTAAACATTTCGCTTGCTAGATCTGAGTCTACCCCTGTCTCCGGGCAGGTGGGTCCTGTAAGTTACATGGACATCTTTCGGGATACCATGTTAGCCCCTTGTGTAGCCAAGGAACTCACCACTTGTCCTCACGACTCTGGTGAGAAAATAGTCACTAGTGTTGACAGTGACTCTTCATTCGATGATGAGCTTGCCCATCCATCCTCAAGGGATGTTCTGATGGAAGAAACTAGTGAAGGAGTTGATCAAAATAAAGATCAACTAATTCCCACTAGCCTGCAGTCTGAATTAAAAGCTAAATATACTCAGACTACTCAGCTCATCATCCCCTCTGCAAAATCTGCTCATGAGACTCACTCTCATGAGAAAATGAGCCTCAAATTCCTTTACCTCCACCCCTCCAAAATGAGCCTCAAATTCCTTTACCCTAAAGTTGATTGA